A genome region from Arachis duranensis cultivar V14167 chromosome 6, aradu.V14167.gnm2.J7QH, whole genome shotgun sequence includes the following:
- the LOC107493003 gene encoding transcription repressor OFP16-like — MRRRRRNNLTHLDQCFSNFINPFILHQSQLSPNNNNSPPSSIVHHDRQINHNRPSSSTSIIKNFNTIYDNNTTEPEPEPEPEPADFATAFASQRFFFSSPGRSNSIVESTPSSSSSSSLTSSLTTTAPAEASSASAGDESKAVLFEGSVAVPTYSPDPYLDFRQSMEEMVEARPELMADVKSNWHVLQELLMCYLALNPKSTHKFILGAFADLLVTRMAFSDGGGGGGEE; from the coding sequence atgcgaagaagaagaaggaacaaCCTCACGCACTTGGACCAATGCTTCTCAAATTTCATAAACCCTTTCATTCTTCATCAATCTCAATTAtcccctaataataataattcccCGCCATCATCCATCGTCCATCACGATCGCCAGATCAATCACAACCGTCCATCATCATCAACCTCAATCATCAAGAACTTCAACACTATCTACGACAATAACACCACCGAACCCGAACCCGAACCTGAACCCGAACCTGCAGACTTCGCCACCGCATTTGCCTCCCaacgcttcttcttctcctcccccGGTCGATCCAACTCCATCGTCGAATCCACCCcgtcctcttcctcctcttcatcaCTAACTTCGTCGTTAACCACCACTGCGCCGGCGGAAGCTTCCTCGGCTTCGGCCGGCGACGAAAGTAAGGCGGTGTTGTTTGAGGGGAGCGTGGCGGTGCCGACGTACTCGCCAGATCCTTACTTGGACTTCCGGCAATCGATGGAGGAGATGGTGGAGGCTCGACCGGAGCTCATGGCGGACGTGAAGTCCAACTGGCACGTGCTGCAAGAGCTTCTGATGTGCTACCTTGCTCTGAACCCGAAGAGCACGCACAAATTCATTCTCGGTGCCTTCGCTGATCTTCTCGTTACACGCATGGCGTTTTCTGACggtggcggtggcggtggcGAAGAATAA
- the LOC127748368 gene encoding increased DNA methylation 1-like → MNHTMFFTAIMERDDEIICVASLRVHENKVAEMPLITTRGMYRRQGMCTRFMTVIESVLSSLGVDLLVIPSVKEREKTWVSVFGFEPFDLETKTRTEKMKIFVCSDSVMLKKNIKSVVREVPNTERNQF, encoded by the exons ATGAATCATACAATGTTCTTTACTGCAATTATGGAACGGGACGACGAGATTATATGTGTGGCATCTCTAAG GGTTCATGAAAACAAAGTAGCAGAGATGCCACTAATTACAACCCGTGGTATGTATAGGCGACAAGGAATGTGTACCCGATTCATGACAGTCATCGAATCT GTTCTAAGCAGTTTAGGTGTTGACTTATTGGTCATACCATCAGTCAAAGAACGCGAGAAGACTTGGGTTtcagtgtttgggtttgaaccCTTTGATCTGGAAACCAAAACTAGAactgaaaaaatgaaaatttttgtttGCTCTGACTCGGTTATGCTGAAGAAAAACATTAAGAGTGTTGTCAGAGAAG TTCCTAATACTGAGAGGAACCAGTTCTAA
- the LOC107493001 gene encoding late embryogenesis abundant protein D-34: MSQHQSRRDKDEAIKYGEVFSVSGELARQPITPRDAATLQSVEGQILGETRKGGPAAMMESAAAKNQRASVVDRKDVTNIARNEGVTISKQKNERGNSVVTKTLGGQVVGQYEEVDETKDELDVNDGSDSSGGNLTQTSHVKPTKDDEYNFISN, from the exons ATGAGCCAGCATCAATCACGGAGAGATAAGGATGAAGCAATCAAGTATGGGGAAGTGTTCAGCGTGTCTGGAGAATTAGCACGCCAGCCTATCACCCCAAGAGACGCAGCCACACTGCAATCTGTGGAAGGCCAAATTCTCGGAGAAACTCGAAAGGGTGGCCCTGCTGCCATGATGGAATCTGCGGCTGCAAAAAATCAAAGAGCCAGTGTTGTTGACCGCAAAGACGTCACAAACATCGCCCGAAACGAAGGGGTTACCATATCGAAACAGAAAAATGAAAGGGGCAACAGTGTCGTCACCAAAACCCTTGGTGGacag GTTGTGGGGCAGTACGAAGAAGTAGATGAGACAAAGGATGAGTTAGATGTTAATGATGGTAGTGATAGCAGCGGCGGTAATTTAACCCAAACTTCACACGTGAAACCAACGAAAGATGACGAGTACAATTTTATAAGTAACTAA